The Tardibacter chloracetimidivorans region ATCTTGTGCAGCGCCTCGATAACGGGCGCGGGCCCATAGCCCCAGCCGATCCGCTCGGCGGCAAGGCCGTAGATCTTCGAGAAGGTCCGCGTCACCAGCACATTGGATGCGGTCTTCGCCAGTTCCAGCCCGGCGTCGTCGTCCTCCGGTTCCAGATATTCGGCATAGGCCTGATCGATCACCAGCAGTACGTCTTGCGGCAGGCCCTTGTGCAGGCGGGCGATCTCGTCGCGGCTTGCGAAGGTGCCGGTCGGGTTGTTGGGATTGGCGAGAAAGACGACGCGCGTCCGCTCGGTCACCGCCGCCAGCATCGCATCGACATCGGTTGCATAGTCGCGGTCGGGCGCTTCGACCGGCTTCGCTCCCACCCGGCGCGCCGCGATCGGGTAGACGGAAAAGCCGAAGCGGGGGAACAGCACCTCATCGCCCACGCTCGCAAAAGCGCCGGCGGCCAGATGCAGTATCTCGTCCGATCCGGTGCCGTAGATCACCCGCGCCGGGTCCAGCCCATATTTGGCGGCAAGGGCTTCGCGAAGCGCGGCGGCCGATGCGTCCGGATAGCGGTGCAGCGTGCCGGATTCCCGCACATAGGCCGCGGCCGCCGCTTCCGGCGTGCCGAAGGGGTTCTCGTTCGAAGACAGCTTGGCGACCTTGCGCCCGTCGTCGGTGGTGGACCGGCCGGGCACATAGGGCGCA contains the following coding sequences:
- the hisC gene encoding histidinol-phosphate transaminase, producing the protein MNAPQAKPWIEAIAPYVPGRSTTDDGRKVAKLSSNENPFGTPEAAAAAYVRESGTLHRYPDASAAALREALAAKYGLDPARVIYGTGSDEILHLAAGAFASVGDEVLFPRFGFSVYPIAARRVGAKPVEAPDRDYATDVDAMLAAVTERTRVVFLANPNNPTGTFASRDEIARLHKGLPQDVLLVIDQAYAEYLEPEDDDAGLELAKTASNVLVTRTFSKIYGLAAERIGWGYGPAPVIEALHKIRAPFCVTTAGQAAAIAALADEAFVRRCRAHNLRWRTWFEEEIGRLGNAGVRAVRSRANFTLVTFPETGPVTAEGAYHALMEAGYIVRWLPGQGLPNALRITIGTEAEMQGLTAALRAYMERSAD